The following proteins come from a genomic window of Leishmania major strain Friedlin complete genome, chromosome 17:
- the META2 gene encoding META domain containing protein — MTTADDVCGAYTLSHCDGKVAPTKATLTIHRCGEILTAHVTVVNDLRGTVQYENCHIVGSLHSTGNEASPAQESVEQALSKGFADGFNVVVEMNQVLLKNANSAFVFARLSKLSDLNGEHAIIAINDQPPNQEMTMIFTPDGNGGSFVAANIANSLRGNCQIDAGLLRGDLATTQSEADESLMQVEKLISEGFQQGFHVCMNESGILLQSSEANIQLCRIVSHSDLEGEYVLKSFNGAPVPTRNQPSIVFKSVNTNEVEISIVVANRIRGTAALNQNVLSSEEPLMSTRMMGTEEESQLENAFNVGFQYGLETISHGNELTLKNQDCKFVLVKAAAPAAQHGGPTYKGTYCNKCFKTEGNGLLFRIVNEHEKKWAFYNDTEDLRIRVRATFGARSKIEALDNANMYKDDDGRYVVEVTVDPQATEMFIQGDVNGFRVLYDAQPI; from the coding sequence ATGACCACCGCTGATGACGTTTGCGGCGCGTACACTCTTTCCCACTGCGACGGGAAGGTGGCGCCGACAAAGGCGACCCTGACCATTCACCGCTGTGGGGAAATACTTACAGCGCATGTCACTGTTGTAAATGATCTGCGCGGAACGGTCCAGTACGAAAACTGCCACATTGTCGGCTCTCTGCATTCCACGGGCAACGAGGCCAGTCCCGCTCAGGAGTCGGTGGAGCAGGCTCTGAGCAAGGGATTTGCTGACGGCTTCAATGTGGTGGTTGAGATGAACCAGGTTCTTCTCAAGAACGCCAACAGcgcttttgttttcgcgCGCTTGTCGAAGCTTTCGGATCTCAATGGCGAGCACGCTATCATCGCGATCAACGACCAGCCGCCGAATCAGGAGATGACGATGATTTTCACTCccgacggcaacggcggaAGCTTTGTCGCTGCCAACATTGCGAACTCCCTGCGCGGCAACTGCCAGATCGATGCGGGTCTTCTGCGCGGTGATCTTGCAACAACACAGAGCGAAGCAGACGAGAGCCTAATGCAGGTGGAGAAGTTGATCAGCGAGGGATTTCAGCAAGGCTTCCATGTTTGCATGAACGAGTCAGGGATTCTGCTGCAGTCTTCCGAGGCCAACATCCAACTGTGCCGGATTGTTAGCCACAGCGACCTCGAGGGTGAGTATGTGCTTAAGTCGTTCAACGGTGCTCCTGTTCCCACACGCAACCAGCCGAGCATCGTTTTCAAGTCCGTTAACACAAACGAGGTAGAGATCTCCATTGTTGTGGCTAATCGCATTCGCGGGACTGCTGCCCTGAATCAGAACGTCTTGTCCTCTGAAGAGCCCCTCATGTCGACTCGCATGATGGGAACTGAGGAGGAGTCGCAGCTGGAGAACGCCTTCAACGTTGGTTTTCAGTACGGCCTCGAGACGATCTCCCACGGCAACGAGCTGACGCTGAAGAACCAGGACTGTAAATTTGTGCTGGTGAAAGCGGCGGCTCCAGCGGCCCAACACGGCGGTCCGACCTACAAGGGAACGTACTGCAACAAGTGCTTCAAAACCGAGGGTAACGGTCTACTATTCCGCATCGTCAACGAGCACGAAAAGAAGTGGGCGTTTTACAACGACACAGAAGATCTCCGGATTCGCGTGCGCGCTACGTTCGGCGCCCGCTCCAAGATCGAAGCTCTAGACAACGCCAACATGTACAAAGATGACGACGGCCGCTACGTCGTCGAGGTCACCGTGGATCCTCAGGCCACGGAGATGTTCATTCAAGGTGATGTGAACGGCTTCAGGGTGCTGTACGACGCTCAGCCCATTTAG